A genomic segment from Actinoplanes sichuanensis encodes:
- a CDS encoding TetR/AcrR family transcriptional regulator, whose protein sequence is MSSTRLRLLEVTRHLVAQHGAGIAMADVARAAGVSRQAVYLHFTSRASLLVAVVRQMDEQAGIHDRCRRALRHDDPVRALEAFVSEWLHYIETIHPVASALLASRRDDSDARGAWTDRMDELRTGFRHATGRLAATDRLRPGLDPGAAADLAWTMTSIPVWEQLTIECGRPSDDARRHLTEAVTHAVVRA, encoded by the coding sequence GTGTCAAGCACGCGGCTCCGCCTCCTCGAAGTCACCCGTCACCTCGTCGCGCAGCATGGCGCCGGCATCGCCATGGCCGACGTCGCCCGCGCCGCCGGCGTCTCCCGCCAGGCGGTGTATCTGCACTTCACCTCACGGGCCAGCCTTCTCGTGGCCGTCGTCCGGCAGATGGACGAGCAGGCCGGCATCCACGATCGCTGCCGGCGGGCCCTCCGCCACGACGACCCGGTCCGGGCGCTGGAGGCCTTCGTGTCGGAGTGGTTGCACTACATCGAGACGATCCATCCGGTCGCCTCGGCGCTGCTGGCGTCCCGCCGTGACGATTCAGACGCTCGCGGCGCCTGGACCGACCGCATGGATGAGTTGCGCACCGGCTTCCGCCACGCCACCGGACGCCTCGCGGCCACCGATCGCCTGCGGCCCGGTCTCGACCCGGGGGCCGCCGCCGATCTGGCCTGGACGATGACGTCGATCCCGGTGTGGGAGCAGCTGACGATCGAGTGCGGCCGACCATCCGACGACGCCCGGCGGCACCTCACCGAGGCCGTGACCCATGCGGTGGTCCGGGCATGA
- a CDS encoding ATP-dependent Clp protease ATP-binding subunit, translated as MFERFTDRARRVVVLAQEEARTLNHNYIGTEHLLLGLIREGEGVAAKALESLGIALEAVRGQVEEIIGQGHEVPGGHIPFTPRAKKVLELSLREALQLGHNYIGTEHILLGLLREGEGVAAQVLVKLGADRERVRQKVIQLLAGSTPAATPAAPARETILDQYGDNLTQRARAGKLDPVIGREHEIERVVQVLSRRRKNNPVLIGEPGVGKTAAVEGLAQAIVDGAVPETLRDKQLYTLDMGSLVAGSRYRGDFEERLKKILNEVRTRGDVILFIDEVHTLVGAGAAEGAIDAASILKPPLARSEFQLVGATTVDEYRKFIAKDKPLERRLQPIDVGEPTLAHTIEILRGLRDFYESHHRVTYTDAALVAAATLADRYISDRFLPDKAIDLIDEAGARTRIRALSGNGSASLRREKEAAIDAQDFESAARLRDREKQLDQHREEIDDEQIAEVLGHWTGIPVHRLTEAETARLVGMEEELHRRVVAQDDAVGSVARAIRRTRAGLKDPKRPAGSFIFAGPSGVGKTELCRALAEFLFDSEDALIQLDMSEFHDRHTMSRLVGAPPGYVGYDEGGQLTEKVRRRPFSVVLFDEIEKAHPDVFNTLLQILEDGRLTDGQGRIVDFKNTVVILTTNLGTRDVGRTIGFQTDSTPSAYEMMKSRVFDELKQQFRPEFLNRIDDTIVFHQLRETEILRIVDIFTARVQAQLRNKDMTLELTDSARQHLAAKGFDPILGARPLRRTIQRELEDTLSEQILFNDLRPGQTVVVDCEDDRLVFRGAVPAGQ; from the coding sequence GTGTTCGAACGGTTCACCGACCGTGCCCGTCGAGTCGTCGTTCTGGCCCAGGAAGAGGCCCGGACGCTCAACCACAACTACATCGGCACCGAGCACCTCCTGCTCGGCCTGATCCGCGAGGGCGAGGGCGTCGCCGCCAAGGCCCTGGAGAGTCTCGGGATCGCCCTGGAGGCGGTCCGCGGGCAGGTCGAGGAGATCATCGGCCAGGGTCACGAGGTCCCGGGCGGGCACATCCCGTTCACCCCGCGGGCCAAGAAGGTCCTGGAGTTGTCGCTGCGTGAGGCCCTGCAGCTGGGCCACAACTACATCGGCACCGAGCACATCCTGCTCGGGCTGCTGCGCGAGGGCGAGGGTGTGGCGGCGCAGGTGCTGGTCAAGCTGGGTGCCGACCGGGAGCGGGTCCGGCAGAAGGTGATCCAGCTGCTGGCCGGCAGCACACCGGCCGCCACGCCGGCCGCGCCGGCTCGGGAGACCATTCTCGATCAGTACGGCGACAACCTCACCCAGAGGGCCCGCGCCGGAAAGCTGGACCCGGTGATCGGCCGGGAGCACGAGATCGAGCGGGTCGTGCAGGTGCTGTCGCGCCGCCGCAAGAACAATCCGGTGCTGATCGGCGAGCCGGGCGTCGGCAAGACCGCGGCCGTCGAGGGCCTCGCCCAGGCGATCGTCGACGGCGCGGTGCCCGAGACGCTGCGGGACAAGCAGCTCTACACCCTCGACATGGGTTCGCTGGTCGCCGGCTCCCGCTACCGCGGCGACTTCGAGGAGCGTCTGAAGAAGATCCTCAATGAGGTACGGACCAGAGGCGACGTGATCCTGTTCATCGACGAGGTGCACACCCTGGTCGGTGCGGGCGCCGCCGAGGGGGCCATCGACGCCGCCTCGATCCTCAAGCCGCCGCTGGCCCGGTCGGAGTTCCAGCTGGTCGGAGCCACCACCGTGGACGAGTACCGGAAGTTCATCGCCAAGGACAAGCCCCTCGAACGTCGCCTCCAGCCGATCGACGTGGGCGAGCCGACGTTGGCGCACACCATCGAGATCCTGCGCGGACTGCGCGACTTCTACGAGAGTCACCACCGGGTCACCTACACCGACGCGGCGCTGGTGGCCGCGGCGACGCTGGCCGATCGGTACATCTCCGACCGGTTCCTGCCGGACAAGGCGATCGACCTGATCGACGAGGCCGGCGCGCGGACGCGGATCCGCGCGTTGAGTGGAAACGGGTCCGCGTCGCTGCGCCGGGAGAAGGAGGCCGCCATCGACGCGCAGGACTTCGAGTCGGCGGCCCGGCTGCGCGACCGGGAGAAGCAGCTGGACCAGCATCGGGAGGAGATCGACGACGAACAGATCGCCGAGGTGCTCGGGCACTGGACCGGCATTCCGGTGCACCGGCTCACCGAGGCCGAGACGGCACGCCTGGTCGGCATGGAGGAGGAGTTGCATCGTCGAGTGGTCGCGCAGGACGATGCCGTCGGGTCGGTGGCGAGGGCGATTCGCCGTACCCGCGCAGGTTTGAAAGATCCGAAACGACCGGCCGGGTCGTTCATCTTCGCCGGGCCGTCAGGTGTCGGGAAGACCGAATTGTGCCGTGCGTTGGCCGAGTTCCTGTTCGACTCCGAGGACGCGCTGATCCAGCTTGACATGTCCGAATTCCACGACCGGCACACCATGTCGCGGCTGGTCGGCGCCCCGCCCGGCTATGTCGGTTATGACGAGGGCGGTCAGCTGACCGAAAAGGTTCGCCGCAGGCCGTTCTCGGTGGTGCTGTTCGACGAGATCGAGAAGGCCCACCCGGACGTGTTCAACACGCTGCTGCAGATCCTCGAGGACGGTCGGCTCACCGACGGCCAGGGCCGGATCGTCGATTTCAAGAACACCGTCGTCATCCTCACCACCAATCTCGGCACTCGTGACGTGGGCCGGACGATCGGATTTCAGACCGATTCCACCCCATCGGCGTACGAGATGATGAAGTCCCGGGTCTTCGACGAGCTGAAGCAGCAGTTCCGTCCCGAGTTCCTGAACCGCATCGACGACACCATCGTCTTCCACCAGCTGCGGGAGACCGAGATCCTGCGGATCGTCGACATCTTCACCGCACGCGTCCAGGCTCAGCTCCGCAACAAGGACATGACCTTGGAGCTGACCGACAGCGCCCGGCAGCACCTGGCCGCGAAGGGCTTCGACCCGATCCTGGGCGCCCGCCCGCTACGCCGGACCATCCAGCGTGAGCTGGAGGACACCCTGTCCGAGCAGATCCTCTTCAACGACCTGCGCCCCGGCCAGACCGTCGTCGTCGACTGCGAGGACGATCGTCTGGTGTTCCGAGGGGCGGTGCCCGCGGGGCAGTGA
- a CDS encoding sensor histidine kinase, with amino-acid sequence MKGFRNGWGFAVLMGGSGLLIVATVVGRWSSDPTDPLLKLDIAVGLLAWLLTPLLVWWPIGGTVALTVLAMLSPAATPPATMGALQVARRRDRTAAIAVSVGGIAAHAVQGAWRQNGGMSYGWWLALVTIAYGALLGWGLWARARAALIRTLEERAQRAEAEQGRRVAEARMSERRRIAREMHDVLAHRLSLLATFAGAMEFRPDAPPEQMSRAAGVVRSGVHQALEELREVIGLLREDDGGDQDGTGDGVRPQPVLADVPRLVAESRAAGTEVVLNESVDDPAEAPPTVARTAYRVVQEGLTNARKHAAGQTVRVTVSGGPGLGLEVEIRNPVASRGALPGGGADPGAMWAGDTHPGAMRGGDTHPGAMRGVDAQPGAVRGSDTHPGAMRGVDAYPDAVRGGDAYLDAGPGGGAGLVGLTERVHLAGGRLDHQQAGGEFRLHASIPWPA; translated from the coding sequence GTGAAAGGCTTCCGGAACGGGTGGGGATTCGCGGTTCTGATGGGCGGGTCCGGTCTGCTGATCGTGGCCACCGTCGTCGGGCGGTGGAGCAGCGACCCCACGGATCCGCTGCTCAAGCTGGATATCGCGGTCGGGCTGCTGGCCTGGCTGCTGACACCGCTACTGGTCTGGTGGCCCATCGGTGGGACCGTTGCGCTGACCGTTCTGGCCATGCTTTCGCCGGCGGCCACACCGCCGGCCACGATGGGCGCGCTGCAGGTGGCGCGCCGGCGGGACCGGACGGCCGCGATCGCCGTGTCGGTCGGCGGGATCGCGGCGCATGCGGTTCAGGGGGCGTGGCGGCAGAACGGCGGGATGTCGTACGGCTGGTGGCTGGCCCTGGTGACGATCGCCTACGGTGCGCTGCTCGGCTGGGGTCTGTGGGCTCGGGCCCGGGCGGCGTTGATCCGCACCCTGGAGGAACGTGCCCAGCGGGCCGAGGCCGAGCAGGGGCGTCGGGTCGCGGAGGCGCGCATGTCGGAGCGCCGGCGGATCGCCCGGGAGATGCACGACGTGCTGGCGCATCGGCTGTCGCTGCTGGCGACGTTCGCGGGGGCGATGGAGTTCCGGCCGGACGCGCCACCGGAGCAGATGTCCCGGGCGGCCGGTGTGGTTCGTAGCGGGGTGCATCAGGCACTCGAAGAATTGCGGGAGGTGATCGGACTGCTCCGGGAGGACGACGGCGGGGACCAGGACGGCACCGGGGACGGAGTGCGGCCGCAGCCGGTGCTCGCCGACGTGCCACGGCTGGTCGCCGAGTCGCGGGCGGCGGGGACCGAGGTGGTGCTGAACGAGTCGGTGGACGACCCGGCGGAGGCGCCGCCGACCGTGGCGCGGACCGCGTATCGGGTGGTGCAGGAGGGCCTGACGAACGCCCGCAAGCACGCCGCCGGACAGACCGTGCGGGTGACGGTCAGCGGTGGCCCCGGTCTGGGTCTAGAGGTGGAGATCCGCAACCCGGTGGCCTCCCGGGGCGCGTTGCCGGGCGGAGGCGCCGACCCGGGCGCGATGTGGGCCGGAGACACCCACCCAGGCGCAATGCGAGGCGGAGACACCCACCCAGGCGCAATGCGGGGCGTAGACGCCCAACCGGGCGCGGTCCGAGGCAGCGACACCCACCCAGGCGCAATGCGGGGCGTAGACGCCTACCCGGATGCGGTGCGAGGCGGAGACGCCTACCTGGATGCGGGGCCAGGCGGTGGGGCCGGATTGGTCGGGCTGACCGAGCGGGTGCACCTGGCCGGCGGGCGGCTCGATCATCAGCAGGCCGGGGGCGAGTTTCGGCTGCACGCGTCGATACCATGGCCGGCGTGA
- a CDS encoding class I SAM-dependent methyltransferase: MGAAHDTRAFYDDLAATYDLIYGDWEGAIARQSKALERVIRRTRGAGPLRVLDCACGIGTQLIGLAALGCEMSGCDLSPAAVARAAAECEARGLTADLVASDMRHLPHPDETFDAVVCADNALPHLLTDEDVLRALREMRRVARPGAVILVTTRDYDTIVVDRPVTAPVQRGGAPDRRVVTTQLWDWHPDSPVYDLTHLQVVETSPGQWSATSRTATYRAWTRSELSDLAQAAEMTDVRWATTTETGFFQPMMLGIR, encoded by the coding sequence ATGGGCGCCGCCCACGACACCCGCGCCTTCTACGACGACCTGGCCGCCACTTACGACCTGATCTACGGCGACTGGGAGGGCGCCATCGCCCGTCAGTCCAAGGCTCTGGAGCGGGTCATCCGGCGGACACGCGGCGCCGGCCCGCTGCGGGTGCTCGACTGTGCCTGCGGCATCGGCACCCAGCTCATCGGGTTGGCCGCCCTCGGCTGCGAGATGTCGGGCTGTGATCTCAGTCCGGCCGCGGTGGCCCGCGCCGCCGCCGAGTGCGAGGCCCGCGGCCTGACCGCTGACCTCGTGGCATCCGACATGCGCCACCTGCCCCACCCGGACGAGACCTTCGACGCCGTCGTCTGCGCCGACAACGCCCTTCCGCACCTGCTCACCGACGAGGACGTGCTGCGAGCGCTACGCGAGATGCGGCGAGTCGCCCGCCCCGGCGCCGTGATCCTGGTGACCACCCGCGACTACGACACCATCGTCGTCGACCGGCCGGTGACCGCACCCGTCCAGCGCGGCGGCGCCCCCGATCGGCGTGTGGTGACCACCCAACTCTGGGACTGGCATCCGGACTCCCCTGTCTACGACCTGACCCATCTACAGGTCGTTGAGACGTCACCGGGCCAGTGGAGTGCGACATCCAGGACGGCGACCTACCGGGCGTGGACCCGATCCGAGCTGTCCGACCTGGCGCAAGCCGCCGAGATGACGGACGTCCGCTGGGCGACCACCACCGAGACCGGCTTCTTCCAGCCCATGATGCTCGGAATCCGATGA
- a CDS encoding DUF6069 family protein translates to MTNKSLNTSSTSASASPPVVSSGASASSPVVFSGASASSPVISSGAAASSPVASSDFPATSAGRSLRRAARRGGRAATVAIAAASALLLWAVDSWGDIALTVRQGESIQQIGPVAVVTAALVAGAAAWALLAVLERTVRRPARIYRIIASVVLLVSLAGPLSGTDLGTRLALLGMHLTVGAALILGLPGRRCR, encoded by the coding sequence ATGACGAACAAGTCCCTCAACACCTCGTCCACCTCCGCGTCCGCTTCCCCGCCGGTCGTCTCTTCCGGCGCGTCCGCTTCCTCGCCGGTCGTCTTTTCCGGCGCGTCCGCCTCTTCGCCGGTCATCTCCTCCGGGGCAGCCGCTTCCTCGCCGGTCGCCTCTTCCGATTTCCCGGCCACTTCCGCCGGCCGCAGTCTTCGCCGGGCGGCTCGCCGCGGCGGCCGTGCGGCCACGGTTGCGATCGCCGCGGCCAGCGCCCTCCTGCTGTGGGCCGTCGACAGCTGGGGCGACATCGCGCTGACCGTCCGTCAAGGCGAATCGATCCAGCAGATCGGCCCGGTCGCGGTCGTCACCGCCGCGCTGGTGGCCGGAGCCGCAGCCTGGGCGCTGCTCGCCGTCCTGGAACGCACCGTCCGCCGCCCGGCCCGCATCTATCGGATCATCGCCTCAGTGGTCCTCCTGGTCTCTCTGGCCGGGCCGCTCAGCGGTACCGATCTCGGCACCCGCCTGGCACTGCTGGGCATGCACCTCACGGTCGGCGCCGCCCTGATCCTGGGACTCCCCGGCCGTCGCTGCCGCTGA
- a CDS encoding caspase, EACC1-associated type, with product MTGRPAQRRALLLGCGTFADPSLAQLRSPRRDVDELARVLRDPETGRYAVTAKVDCTSQVARREIEGFFATARVTDSTSLLYLSCHGVQDKNGRLYFAFTDTERDLLGSTGVSAEWVRDCIHSSRSKATVVLVDCCFSGGFIKGMRSRSTGANVETLAQDIPPGTGLAVLTASGDTEASYEDAESQGVRPSYFTAALISGIASGAADRNRDGRITADELYDHIYEEIRRGPSPQRPRRLGTGEGALVVADATPAPGPSSRGAVVAPALVAKGVLGWVSFDGQWIVIGKNGVGHTYKGERRYHVRQLSGVAMRPATRWNHGYIQVILPGVAPAPIARFGAHAGRPPLTDDDSISFAYSANEAVTRIRDAVQDAINGAHSTGRPARRDPGESPVTFPRGAARGRVTLPDALTDASPRSAAEPGPSREAERLRGTSDGARVAATLPFAALDGLVACQFDVVRWLMPWRRHWQHAVDQPSTAPSVPPWLVELAQFVGGHAAPSGTTNSTFSPGPAYLAGFCTGVRTVWSDAAANGLVPADRTTMTWWMAQPADWLRPGSFMAEATIRDITRARRRTRRVKVVRGAGRVALWAVTLALLLMEIAAIAISIEGSWLDGTGKPAADQTPHILGTNLLFGIPLIGLCTLVVLDLKRSRRNASAPVQARTTTPSSSL from the coding sequence GTGACCGGCAGGCCGGCGCAGCGCCGGGCACTTCTTCTCGGCTGCGGCACGTTTGCTGATCCCTCGCTGGCGCAGCTGCGGTCACCACGCCGGGATGTGGACGAGCTGGCGCGGGTCCTGCGTGACCCCGAAACGGGCCGCTACGCGGTGACCGCGAAAGTCGACTGCACGAGCCAGGTCGCCCGTCGGGAGATCGAGGGCTTCTTCGCCACCGCCCGGGTCACCGACTCCACGAGCCTCCTATACCTCTCTTGCCACGGTGTTCAGGACAAGAACGGGCGACTCTACTTCGCCTTCACCGACACCGAACGCGATCTTCTCGGCTCCACCGGCGTTTCCGCCGAGTGGGTTCGGGACTGCATTCACTCCAGTCGCTCGAAAGCCACCGTGGTTCTCGTCGATTGTTGTTTCAGCGGCGGGTTCATCAAGGGCATGCGGAGCCGGTCGACCGGGGCGAACGTGGAAACCCTCGCGCAGGACATCCCGCCCGGCACCGGTCTCGCTGTACTGACCGCGTCCGGCGACACCGAAGCCAGTTACGAGGACGCGGAGTCGCAGGGTGTGCGTCCCTCGTACTTCACCGCCGCGTTGATCTCCGGAATCGCCTCGGGCGCGGCGGATCGGAATCGGGACGGCCGAATCACGGCCGACGAATTGTATGACCACATTTACGAAGAGATCCGCCGCGGGCCGTCGCCGCAGCGCCCCCGACGCCTGGGAACCGGAGAGGGGGCCCTCGTCGTCGCTGACGCCACTCCGGCGCCGGGACCGAGTTCCCGAGGCGCGGTCGTGGCGCCTGCACTGGTTGCGAAGGGTGTGCTGGGTTGGGTGTCGTTCGACGGCCAGTGGATCGTGATCGGCAAGAACGGTGTCGGCCACACCTACAAGGGTGAACGTCGATACCACGTCCGTCAGCTGTCGGGAGTGGCGATGCGGCCCGCGACCCGATGGAATCATGGATATATCCAGGTCATCCTGCCAGGCGTGGCTCCGGCGCCGATCGCCCGCTTCGGCGCGCACGCGGGTCGGCCACCGTTGACGGACGACGACTCGATCTCCTTCGCCTACTCCGCCAACGAGGCCGTCACCCGGATCCGCGACGCCGTCCAGGACGCCATCAACGGCGCCCACAGCACCGGCCGTCCGGCCCGGCGTGACCCCGGCGAGTCGCCGGTCACCTTTCCGCGGGGCGCAGCAAGAGGGCGGGTCACCCTGCCGGATGCCCTGACCGATGCCTCTCCGCGGAGCGCTGCCGAACCGGGCCCAAGCCGTGAGGCTGAACGCCTTCGTGGCACCAGCGACGGCGCCCGTGTCGCCGCTACGCTGCCATTCGCCGCGCTCGACGGTCTGGTTGCCTGTCAGTTCGACGTCGTCCGGTGGCTGATGCCGTGGCGGCGCCACTGGCAACATGCGGTGGACCAGCCGTCGACCGCTCCATCGGTACCGCCCTGGCTGGTGGAGTTGGCCCAGTTCGTGGGTGGTCATGCCGCGCCGTCCGGTACGACCAACTCGACGTTCTCCCCGGGCCCGGCATATCTCGCCGGATTCTGTACCGGTGTTCGCACGGTGTGGAGTGACGCCGCTGCCAACGGTCTGGTTCCGGCGGACCGAACGACGATGACCTGGTGGATGGCGCAACCCGCGGATTGGTTGCGGCCCGGCTCATTCATGGCCGAGGCCACGATCAGGGACATCACGCGGGCAAGACGCCGAACCAGGCGGGTCAAGGTGGTCCGGGGAGCGGGGCGCGTCGCTCTCTGGGCGGTCACTCTCGCCCTCCTACTGATGGAGATCGCGGCAATCGCCATCAGCATCGAGGGAAGCTGGCTCGACGGGACCGGTAAACCGGCGGCCGATCAGACACCCCACATCCTCGGTACCAACCTGCTGTTCGGCATCCCACTCATCGGTCTCTGCACGCTGGTGGTCTTGGACCTCAAACGATCACGGCGAAACGCCTCCGCGCCCGTTCAGGCGAGGACCACGACTCCGTCGTCGTCGCTGTAG
- the rraA gene encoding ribonuclease E activity regulator RraA, which produces MTSTADLYDEHGEKLGSCDTQFRQYGAVTSFEGPAVTVRCFQDNALLKSILSEPGEGRVLVVDGGGSLHTALMGDLIAGLAVTNGWSGVIINGAVRDVAALRELPVGIKALGSNPRKSGKTGAGDRDVPLEFGDCTFTPGAQIYSDDDGVVVLA; this is translated from the coding sequence TTGACCAGCACCGCGGACCTGTACGACGAGCACGGCGAGAAGCTCGGCTCCTGCGACACCCAGTTCCGGCAGTACGGGGCGGTGACCTCCTTCGAAGGCCCGGCGGTGACGGTCCGCTGTTTCCAGGACAACGCCCTGCTGAAGTCGATCCTGTCCGAGCCGGGCGAGGGCCGGGTGCTGGTCGTCGACGGCGGCGGTTCCCTGCACACGGCCCTGATGGGCGACCTGATCGCCGGGCTGGCCGTCACCAACGGCTGGTCCGGCGTGATCATCAACGGCGCGGTCCGTGACGTGGCCGCGCTCCGCGAGCTCCCGGTCGGCATCAAGGCGCTGGGCTCCAATCCGCGCAAGAGCGGCAAGACCGGCGCCGGCGACCGAGACGTGCCGCTGGAGTTCGGCGATTGCACCTTCACCCCGGGCGCCCAGATCTACAGCGACGACGACGGAGTCGTGGTCCTCGCCTGA
- a CDS encoding winged helix DNA-binding domain-containing protein, whose amino-acid sequence MEFSVEQVLAWRMRRQFLDRPDGVSAASIVSRLCGLQAQVASAAEKAIAARLPTPAFETAGEALQRRELIKVWAMRGTLHLLTAGAAASYLSLMAAARTWEKGSWQKTFATTAQLTAITDAAREILPGRVLTREQLTAEILKHTGDEPLAELLGSGWGTVLKPLAWQGYLCNGPNDGNRVTFTSPETWIDGWTGLPDPEVAAELVIPAYLGAFGPATMESFDQWLIRGASRKASLKSWFAGLTRSGVLTEVSVDGQMRYARTCDLDDIASAGPPLPVRLLPAFDQFLLGPGTRDPDVIAPQRRALISKAAGWIAPVVVAAGRVAGTWEPTDDGVAVTLFAEAGPVSSDELAAEALHLGHGDVLVTTA is encoded by the coding sequence ATGGAGTTCTCCGTCGAACAGGTGCTGGCGTGGCGGATGCGGCGCCAGTTTCTGGACCGCCCGGACGGAGTCTCCGCCGCATCGATCGTCTCGCGGCTGTGCGGGTTGCAGGCCCAGGTGGCCTCAGCAGCCGAGAAGGCCATCGCAGCGCGCCTCCCGACCCCCGCATTCGAGACCGCCGGAGAGGCCCTGCAGCGTCGGGAGCTGATCAAGGTGTGGGCGATGCGGGGCACCCTGCATCTGCTCACCGCGGGTGCCGCCGCGTCGTACCTCAGTCTGATGGCGGCCGCCCGCACCTGGGAGAAGGGTTCGTGGCAGAAGACGTTCGCCACGACCGCGCAACTGACCGCCATCACCGACGCCGCCCGCGAGATCCTGCCCGGCCGGGTGCTCACCCGCGAGCAGCTCACCGCGGAGATCCTCAAGCACACCGGTGACGAGCCGCTGGCCGAACTGCTCGGTTCCGGGTGGGGCACCGTGCTCAAACCGCTGGCCTGGCAGGGCTACCTCTGCAACGGGCCGAACGACGGCAACCGCGTCACATTCACCAGCCCCGAGACGTGGATCGACGGCTGGACCGGTCTGCCCGACCCGGAGGTGGCGGCTGAGCTGGTCATTCCCGCGTACCTGGGCGCCTTCGGCCCGGCCACGATGGAGTCGTTCGATCAGTGGCTGATCCGCGGTGCGTCCCGGAAGGCGTCGTTGAAGAGCTGGTTCGCCGGCCTCACCCGATCCGGTGTGCTCACCGAGGTCTCGGTCGACGGCCAGATGCGGTACGCCCGGACTTGCGACCTGGACGACATCGCCTCCGCCGGGCCGCCGCTCCCGGTACGGCTGCTGCCCGCGTTCGACCAGTTCTTGCTCGGCCCCGGCACCAGGGATCCGGACGTCATCGCTCCGCAGCGCCGCGCCCTGATCAGCAAGGCGGCCGGCTGGATCGCACCCGTCGTGGTCGCCGCCGGCCGGGTGGCCGGCACCTGGGAGCCGACCGACGACGGCGTCGCGGTCACGCTGTTCGCCGAGGCGGGCCCGGTGTCATCGGACGAACTGGCAGCCGAGGCGCTCCACCTCGGCCACGGCGACGTGCTGGTCACGACCGCCTGA
- a CDS encoding response regulator: MAGVSTRPVRVLVVDDDALVRAGLTMMLDGAPGIAVVGEASDGDQVPAALDAHAPDVVLMDVRMPRVDGITATRRLRARPRPPEVIVLTTFDTDENILHALRAGASGFLLKDTPPVRIAEAVRQVAAGEPILSPRITRRLMDRVAVQAGAFAQARTTLAVLSPRERDVVVAIGQGHGNAEIGAELDMTLATVKSHVSHILTKLDLDNRTQIALLAHDAGLV, encoded by the coding sequence ATGGCCGGCGTGAGCACCCGCCCGGTCCGTGTGCTGGTCGTCGACGACGACGCGCTGGTGCGTGCCGGGCTGACGATGATGCTCGACGGTGCGCCGGGCATCGCGGTCGTGGGTGAGGCGTCCGACGGCGATCAGGTCCCGGCGGCGCTCGACGCGCACGCGCCGGACGTGGTGCTGATGGACGTGCGGATGCCACGCGTCGACGGGATCACCGCTACGAGACGGCTGCGGGCGAGGCCACGGCCGCCTGAGGTGATCGTGCTGACCACCTTCGACACCGACGAGAACATTCTGCACGCGCTGCGTGCCGGGGCCAGCGGCTTCCTGCTGAAGGACACCCCACCGGTTCGGATCGCCGAGGCGGTGCGCCAGGTCGCCGCCGGTGAGCCGATCCTGTCGCCGCGGATCACCCGGCGGCTGATGGACCGGGTGGCCGTGCAGGCGGGAGCATTCGCGCAGGCCCGGACCACGCTGGCGGTGCTCAGCCCACGCGAGCGGGACGTGGTCGTGGCGATCGGCCAGGGCCACGGCAACGCGGAGATCGGCGCCGAACTCGACATGACCCTGGCCACCGTCAAAAGCCATGTGTCACACATCCTGACCAAACTGGACCTCGACAACCGCACCCAGATCGCTCTGCTGGCCCACGACGCGGGCCTGGTCTAG
- a CDS encoding nuclear transport factor 2 family protein — MSDSHPAEAAARAAMAAVTAGDRDAWLACYADDAVLHDPVGGSPLDPAGDGIRGHGGLGRFWEQAVAPQQIRFDVAAVHATGSEAAVIATVTTRFPHGLVTTYDGVFVYRVGADGRITSMRGYWDLQRFLSSLGA; from the coding sequence ATGAGTGACTCTCATCCCGCAGAGGCCGCCGCCCGCGCGGCGATGGCCGCCGTCACCGCCGGCGACCGTGACGCCTGGCTGGCCTGTTACGCCGACGACGCGGTGCTGCATGATCCGGTCGGTGGCTCACCACTGGATCCGGCGGGCGACGGGATCCGGGGTCACGGTGGGCTCGGCCGTTTCTGGGAGCAGGCCGTCGCGCCGCAACAGATCCGGTTCGACGTCGCCGCGGTGCACGCCACGGGCAGCGAGGCCGCGGTCATCGCCACGGTCACCACCCGGTTCCCGCACGGGCTCGTCACGACCTACGACGGCGTCTTCGTCTACCGGGTCGGCGCCGACGGCCGGATCACCTCGATGCGCGGGTATTGGGACTTGCAACGATTCCTGTCGTCACTCGGTGCCTGA